The stretch of DNA GACGGGTCTCTCCCTAAGTACCTGAATACACCAGAAACTGTTCTTTTTCATAAAGGAAAGGTACTTTACGGATTGCCTTTAGCAGCTTCGGCCATTCGGCGGCACGACCAGGCTATTGTCGTAGAGGGATATATGGATGTTCTGGCTGCTCACCAGTATGGCTTTACGAATACGGTAGCCTCCTTGGGGACGGCGCTGACTGTTGAGCAGGGGAAACTGCTCAGAAGGTTTACCAGTAACGTAGCTATAGGCTATGATGCTGATACAGCAGGAGCTAAAGCCACGTTGCGGGGGCTGGATGTCCTCCGAGACTTAGGGTTTCAGGTAAAAGTGATAGCGCTCCCAGAAGGAATGGATCCCGATGATTTGTTGCGCCAGCGCGGTACGGAGGCTATGGAACACCTTATAAACAGCGCTTTGACCCTTATGGAATATAAATTAGAGCAGGCAATAGCTGCACATGATACCAATACGGTTACAGGAAAGGTAGAAGCAGTGAACAGTATTCTGCCGGATTTGGCCAAGATAGAAAACAGCATAGCCCGTCAATCCTATGTACAAAAGATAGCAGAAAGAATAGGAATTCCTGGAGAGGCCGTTTACCAAGAATTACGAAAGTATATCAGGAAAAAGGCAAAACCAGGGCCCTGGAAGGATAAAAAAGGTAAAAATAGGGATAATAACAATGGAGGTTTTTTGAATGTAATTCCTGGTCATATTAGAGCAGAGTGGACGTTACTACGATTAATGCTAGAAGACCCGGAGGTACGCTCCAGAGTTCGGGAAGAACTTCCGGAAGAAATGTTAAGTGACGCCAAGGTGCGTTCTATAATAAGAATCTTGTCCAGCTTAGAAGAAGATTATGGCAGGAAGGTATCGGATGCTGCTGAATTGGTTGATTTATTCAGGGAAGAGGAAGATCTGCAAAAATTTGTAGTTCAACTATTTTGGAACGACAACTTTACTTCAGAAAAAAGCTATTCAGTAGAGGATTGTCTCTACAGCATAAAACTTCATTGGTTTGAATCTCAGGTAAAAGAGATTCAAGAAAAAATTAAGGAAGCAGAGTCAGAAAATCGAGAGGAAGAGTTGGTTGGTTTGTTGAAAGAGATAGAAGAGCTACAGAAATCGATTTATCACCTGAAATCCAGTCGGCAAACTAGACTGTAGCCCCGAAGAAAGGAGGGAATAGAGATGGAGCAGCAAAAAGAAAAGGCCGTCAAAGAGCTAATCGAAAAAGGGAAGAAGCAAGGCATGTTGACTTATACAGAAATCATGGATGCTCTCCAAGGTGTAGATCTAAGCCCGGAGCAAATAGATGAAATTTATGACCAACTCAATGCCATGGGGATAGAAATAGTTCCAGAAACAAATAATGTAGAAAACTTAGATGATAAGGAGGACGGACAAGAGGGGCTGGATTTTGACCTTTCCGTTCCTGAAGGTGTAGCAATCGACGACCCGGTACGTATGTATTTAAAAGAAATCGGTAGAGTGCCGCTACTAACAGCAGAAGAAGAAGTAGAATTGGCCAAGCGAATGGAGCAGGGCGATGAAGAAGCCAAACGTCGTTTGGCAGAAGCCAATCTCCGTTTGGTAGTCAGTATTGCCAAACGTTACGTGGGGCGCGGTATGCTCTTTTTGGACCTGATTCAGGAAGGGAATCTCGGTTTGATTAAAGCGGTTGAGAAATTCGATTACCGAAAGGGCTATAAGTTCAGCACTTATGCTACTTGGTGGATTCGTCAGGCCATCACTAGAGCTATTGCCGACCAAGCCCGGACCATTCGCATTCCCGTACACATGGTAGAAACCATAAATAAATTGATACGGGTTTCGCGCCAGCTTCTTCAGGAATTGGGAAGGGAACCAACTCCCGAGGAAATAGCCGAAGAAATGAATATCCCGGTGGAAAGAGTGCGGGAAATTATGAAGATTGCTCAGGAACCTGTTTCCCTGGAAACGCCAATAGGTGAAGAAGAAGACAGCCACCTGGGCGATTTCATCGAGGATGAGGATGCTCCCGCTCCGGCCGAAGCAGCTTCCTATATGCTTTTGAAGGAGCAACTGGAAGAGGTATTGGATACGCTTACTCCGCGGGAAGAAAAGGTTCTGCGTCTGCGCTTTGGTCTGGATGACGGGCGGTCTCGAACCCTAGAGGAAGTTGGCCAGCAATTTGGGGTTACCAGGGAGCGCATCCGGCAGATTGAAGCTAAAGCTCTGCGCAAACTTCGGCATCCCAGCAGAAGCAAGAAGTTGAAAGATTTTCTGGAATAAGTATAATATAAAATAGACAAAAAAAAGTAAACGATATAAAAATCACAGTTAGGAAATAAATTGCTGTTGACCAACAGACGTTTTTATCGTATAATGAAAGCTGTGGCTGGTATTCCTCGGTAGCTCAATGGTGGAGCGGCCGGCTGTTAACCGGCAGGTTGCAGGTTCGAGTCCTGCCCGGGGAGCCAACCTTTTTTTCTCTGGGCCCATAGCTCAGCGGTAGAGCCACCGGCTCATAACCGGTAGGTCCCTGGTTCGATCCCAGGTGGGCCCACCAAATTTTGTTGAAGAATGGGACGGGAGTCCTGTGTAGGACTTCCGTTTTATCGTGATGAGAAAAATTGTGGCCAGGAAATTGCAATTTAGCCGCTTTTGATTTAAACTATAAAGTGTATATAAAGTGGGCGTGTAGCTCAGTTGGGAGAGCGCTAGAATCGCACTCTAGAGGCCAGGGGTTCGAATCCCCTCACGTCCACCACTGATATGGGCGCGTAGCTCAGTGGGAGAGCGCTTGACTCACATTCAAGAGGTCGCAGGTTCAATCCCTGCCGCGCCCACCAGGAAAAACATAGAAACGGCAAGGGTTTCCGGTTCCTTGCCGTTTTTTATTATTCCCACACAAGAGGTCAAGTTCTCTCCTTTTTCTCTCCCAAGGTTTTTACCAGCAGTTCCTGCTCAAATTTTTCCGCAGCCTCTTTCTGCAT from Calderihabitans maritimus encodes:
- the dnaG gene encoding DNA primase, whose protein sequence is MGRWFPDEVVEDIRDRTDIVNIVSEYVVLKKQGKNYTGLCPFHVENTPSFTVNPEKQLFYCFGCGVGGNVFTFLMKIENLSFPEAVERLAERAGISLPRQEFSPAVKKKKEERERLFRINRLAAHFYQTILARHPAGKEARNYLLSRGLTEEIIEHFGLGYAPDSWDGLLSYLRQKNISQEDMVKAGLIVSSGKGYYDRFRNRIMFPIHDERGRILGFGGRVLDGSLPKYLNTPETVLFHKGKVLYGLPLAASAIRRHDQAIVVEGYMDVLAAHQYGFTNTVASLGTALTVEQGKLLRRFTSNVAIGYDADTAGAKATLRGLDVLRDLGFQVKVIALPEGMDPDDLLRQRGTEAMEHLINSALTLMEYKLEQAIAAHDTNTVTGKVEAVNSILPDLAKIENSIARQSYVQKIAERIGIPGEAVYQELRKYIRKKAKPGPWKDKKGKNRDNNNGGFLNVIPGHIRAEWTLLRLMLEDPEVRSRVREELPEEMLSDAKVRSIIRILSSLEEDYGRKVSDAAELVDLFREEEDLQKFVVQLFWNDNFTSEKSYSVEDCLYSIKLHWFESQVKEIQEKIKEAESENREEELVGLLKEIEELQKSIYHLKSSRQTRL
- the rpoD gene encoding RNA polymerase sigma factor RpoD; the protein is MEQQKEKAVKELIEKGKKQGMLTYTEIMDALQGVDLSPEQIDEIYDQLNAMGIEIVPETNNVENLDDKEDGQEGLDFDLSVPEGVAIDDPVRMYLKEIGRVPLLTAEEEVELAKRMEQGDEEAKRRLAEANLRLVVSIAKRYVGRGMLFLDLIQEGNLGLIKAVEKFDYRKGYKFSTYATWWIRQAITRAIADQARTIRIPVHMVETINKLIRVSRQLLQELGREPTPEEIAEEMNIPVERVREIMKIAQEPVSLETPIGEEEDSHLGDFIEDEDAPAPAEAASYMLLKEQLEEVLDTLTPREEKVLRLRFGLDDGRSRTLEEVGQQFGVTRERIRQIEAKALRKLRHPSRSKKLKDFLE